A single window of Watersipora subatra chromosome 9, tzWatSuba1.1, whole genome shotgun sequence DNA harbors:
- the LOC137405029 gene encoding uncharacterized protein, protein MKRFEKKLKDLVEIELGVRQHRFRPGRSTVGMIFAIKIVMDKHWEYNRPLFMAFLDQEKAFDSVPRGENLWLETTTGVRQGSILSPLLFIIYLDLIIKGVADTQLLTYILNY, encoded by the exons ATGAAAAGATTTGAGAAAAAACTAAAGGATCTGGTGGAAATCGAATTGGGAGTACGGCAACATAGGTTCAGACCAGGCAGAAGTACTGTGGGCATGATTTTTGCCATCAAAATTGTGATGGATAAGCACTGGGAGTATAACCGGCCACTCTTCATGGCGTTCTTAGATCAAGAGAAAGCTTTTGACAGTGTCCCCAGGG GAGAAAATCTGTGGCTTGAGACAACAACAGGAGTGAGACAAGGTAGCATACTTTCTCCGCTGCTCTTTATCATCTACTTGGATCTTATAATTAAAGGAGTAGCAGATACTCAACTATTGACCTATATACTCAACTATTGA